The proteins below are encoded in one region of Ricinus communis isolate WT05 ecotype wild-type chromosome 6, ASM1957865v1, whole genome shotgun sequence:
- the LOC8258399 gene encoding E3 ubiquitin-protein ligase SDIR1 isoform X1 codes for MSFVFRGTRADLENGFQGFIPERRAVRVHATRPVNSNSLVFLVTVLLLFMILNSQQMSPNFLLWLVLGVFLMATSLRMYATCQQLQAQAQAHATMASGLLGHTELRLHMPPSIALATRGRLQGLRLQLALLDREFDDLDYETLRALDSDNVPTTASMSDEEINALPVHKYKLTALQTGGSSIQQASSSVSAEPKKQDTANAVGSMKASEDELTCSVCLEQVNVGELIRTLPCLHQFHANCIDPWLRQQGTCPVCKFRAAYGWHENGQGGLDASYMV; via the exons ATGAGTTTTGTGTTTCGAGGGACAAGAGCTGATTTAGAAAATGGCTTTCAAGGATTTATCCCTGAGCGTCGAGCTGTG CGTGTCCATGCAACACGGCCTGTTAATTCCAACTCTCTTGTTTTTCTTGTCACAG ttcttttgttatttatgATACTAAACTCACAGCAAATGTCACCTAATTTCCTG CTTTGGTTAGTTCTTGGTGTTTTTCTAATGGCTACATCACTGAGAATGTATGCGACGTGTCAACAACTTCAAGCTCAGGCTCAAGCTCATGCTACTATGGCTAGTGGTCTTCTTGGTCATACTGAGTTACGTTTGCATATGCCACCGTCCATTGCACTTGCAACTAGAGGTCGTTTGCAAGGGCTTAGACTTCAACTTGCACTTCTTGACCGGGAATTTGATGACCTAG ATTATGAGACTTTGAGAGCACTGGATTCTGATAATGTTCCCACCACTGCATCGATGAGTGACGAAGAGATAAACGCCCTCCCAGTTCACAAGTATAAGCTTACTGCTCTTCAAAC TGGTGGCTCTTCAATTCAACAAGCCTCATCTTCTGTCTCAGCTGAG cCAAAGAAGCAAGATACAGCCAATGCAGTGGGAAGCATGAAGGCTTCAGAAGATGAGCTCACTTGCAGTGTGTGCTTGGAGCAAGTTAATGTGGGAGAACTAATCCGTACCTTGCCATGCTTGCATCAG TTCCATGCTAATTGCATTGATCCATGGCTGAGGCAACAAGGAACATGCCCTGTTTGCAAATTCAGGGCAGCATACGGGTGGCATGAAAATGGACAAGGTGGACTGGATGCTTCTTACATGGTTTAA
- the LOC8258399 gene encoding E3 ubiquitin-protein ligase SDIR1 isoform X2 — MAFKDLSLSVELCVSMQHGLLIPTLLFFLSQLWLVLGVFLMATSLRMYATCQQLQAQAQAHATMASGLLGHTELRLHMPPSIALATRGRLQGLRLQLALLDREFDDLDYETLRALDSDNVPTTASMSDEEINALPVHKYKLTALQTGGSSIQQASSSVSAEPKKQDTANAVGSMKASEDELTCSVCLEQVNVGELIRTLPCLHQFHANCIDPWLRQQGTCPVCKFRAAYGWHENGQGGLDASYMV, encoded by the exons ATGGCTTTCAAGGATTTATCCCTGAGCGTCGAGCTGTG CGTGTCCATGCAACACGGCCTGTTAATTCCAACTCTCTTGTTTTTCTTGTCACAG CTTTGGTTAGTTCTTGGTGTTTTTCTAATGGCTACATCACTGAGAATGTATGCGACGTGTCAACAACTTCAAGCTCAGGCTCAAGCTCATGCTACTATGGCTAGTGGTCTTCTTGGTCATACTGAGTTACGTTTGCATATGCCACCGTCCATTGCACTTGCAACTAGAGGTCGTTTGCAAGGGCTTAGACTTCAACTTGCACTTCTTGACCGGGAATTTGATGACCTAG ATTATGAGACTTTGAGAGCACTGGATTCTGATAATGTTCCCACCACTGCATCGATGAGTGACGAAGAGATAAACGCCCTCCCAGTTCACAAGTATAAGCTTACTGCTCTTCAAAC TGGTGGCTCTTCAATTCAACAAGCCTCATCTTCTGTCTCAGCTGAG cCAAAGAAGCAAGATACAGCCAATGCAGTGGGAAGCATGAAGGCTTCAGAAGATGAGCTCACTTGCAGTGTGTGCTTGGAGCAAGTTAATGTGGGAGAACTAATCCGTACCTTGCCATGCTTGCATCAG TTCCATGCTAATTGCATTGATCCATGGCTGAGGCAACAAGGAACATGCCCTGTTTGCAAATTCAGGGCAGCATACGGGTGGCATGAAAATGGACAAGGTGGACTGGATGCTTCTTACATGGTTTAA
- the LOC8258399 gene encoding E3 ubiquitin-protein ligase SDIR1 isoform X3 has protein sequence MQHGLLIPTLLFFLSQLWLVLGVFLMATSLRMYATCQQLQAQAQAHATMASGLLGHTELRLHMPPSIALATRGRLQGLRLQLALLDREFDDLDYETLRALDSDNVPTTASMSDEEINALPVHKYKLTALQTGGSSIQQASSSVSAEPKKQDTANAVGSMKASEDELTCSVCLEQVNVGELIRTLPCLHQFHANCIDPWLRQQGTCPVCKFRAAYGWHENGQGGLDASYMV, from the exons ATGCAACACGGCCTGTTAATTCCAACTCTCTTGTTTTTCTTGTCACAG CTTTGGTTAGTTCTTGGTGTTTTTCTAATGGCTACATCACTGAGAATGTATGCGACGTGTCAACAACTTCAAGCTCAGGCTCAAGCTCATGCTACTATGGCTAGTGGTCTTCTTGGTCATACTGAGTTACGTTTGCATATGCCACCGTCCATTGCACTTGCAACTAGAGGTCGTTTGCAAGGGCTTAGACTTCAACTTGCACTTCTTGACCGGGAATTTGATGACCTAG ATTATGAGACTTTGAGAGCACTGGATTCTGATAATGTTCCCACCACTGCATCGATGAGTGACGAAGAGATAAACGCCCTCCCAGTTCACAAGTATAAGCTTACTGCTCTTCAAAC TGGTGGCTCTTCAATTCAACAAGCCTCATCTTCTGTCTCAGCTGAG cCAAAGAAGCAAGATACAGCCAATGCAGTGGGAAGCATGAAGGCTTCAGAAGATGAGCTCACTTGCAGTGTGTGCTTGGAGCAAGTTAATGTGGGAGAACTAATCCGTACCTTGCCATGCTTGCATCAG TTCCATGCTAATTGCATTGATCCATGGCTGAGGCAACAAGGAACATGCCCTGTTTGCAAATTCAGGGCAGCATACGGGTGGCATGAAAATGGACAAGGTGGACTGGATGCTTCTTACATGGTTTAA
- the LOC8258398 gene encoding peptidyl-prolyl cis-trans isomerase FKBP20-1, whose product MGDAIDLSGDGGVIKTILRKAKADALGPSDDLPVVDVHYEGTLAESGEVFDTTHEDNTIFSFEVGKGSVIQAWDIALKTMKVGEVAKIICKPEYAYGSAGSPPDIPPDATLIFEVELVACKPRKGSSISSVSEERARLEELKKQRELAAATKEEEKKKREEAKAAAAARIQAKLEAKKGKGKGKSK is encoded by the exons ATGGGTGATGCAATTGATTTAAGTGGGGATGGAGGTGTAATCAAGACAATTTTAAGGAAAGCAAAAGCTGATGCACTTGGTCCTTCAGATGATCTTCCTGTTGTTGATG TTCATTATGAGGGTACACTTGCTGAAAGTGGTGAGGTATTTGATACTACACACGAGGATAATactattttctcatttgaaGTGGGAAAGGGTTCTGTAATCCAGGCATGGGACATTGCTTTGAAAACCATGAAG GTTGGCGAGGTTGCAAAAATCATTTGCAAGCCAGAATATGCCTATGGCAGTGCTGGGTCTCCACCAGATATTCCTCCAGA TGCGACCCTTATTTTTGAGGTGGAGTTAGTGGCCTGCAAGCCAAGGAAAGGCTCTAGTATTAGTAGTGTGTCAGAGGAGAGGGCTAGGCTTGA GGAGCTGAAGAAGCAAAGGGAGCTTGCTGCTGCTACCAAAGaggaggaaaagaagaagagagaagaagCCAAAGCGGCCGCAGCTGCCCGCATTCAAGCCAAGCTAGAAGCGAAGAAAGGAAAGGGAAAGGGAAAATCAAAGTAG